The genomic region CTGCGGGCAGGCTCCTCTCCGCACCGCTGGCGCTGGGGATCACCGAGCCTGGGGCGCGGCCGGTGGAGCATTTCTTCCGCCTCGTCGGCGAGCGGCTCCAGACCCGCCGGGCGCAGCTCGCCCGGGTCCTCGCCTTCGCCCGGCGCTGATCGTTCAGGGCGCGGCGGTGCCGCCCCTGCCCGGTTCCTGCGGCACGCCGTCCGCCCGTCGCGCCGCACGGAGCCGGCCGATCAGATCGGGCGCCTGCGCCGCCGCATGGCGCAGCTGCCCGATCGCCTCGTGGAGCGCGGGCTCGATCGCCATCGCCTTCAGCTCGTCTTCCGCGAAATCCGCCCGTGCGCCGGGCAGGAGCGTAGCGCCGGTGGCGAGCGCCACCTCCGCGCGGCCTTCGAGCGCCTCCAGCACCGGCAGGATCCGCCCCGGATCCCCGTCGCCGGCGAGGGCGCGCTCGCCGAGATGGATCGCCCCCTGCAGCGCCGCCGCCTCCCGGAAGAAGCGGTCGTAGCGCTCGTCCCCCGTCTCCACCCAGGAGAGCCGGGTCGCCCGGAAGGGGTTCGGATCCGCGCCGAGCGCCGCGTCCACGTCCCGGGGCTCCAGGGTCCTGCGCTGCCCTGCGCCGCAGGCTGCGAGCGCGAGGACCACGAGCAACGACGCTGCGAGCCGCTTCACGGCAGCGGCTCCCCGCTGCACGGATGGTCGAGGGCGAGCACCTGCCAGCCCGCGCGCCGCCCCTCGGCAGCGAGGGTGGTGTGGAGATCGTCGCTGGGGCAGATCACCAGCCGGTGCGCCGCATCCTGCAGCAGCGGCAGATCGATGGCGCCGTTCCCCACGGCCAGCGCCGGCGCGCCGCCGAGGAGCGTCCGGGCCCAGTGGACCTTTCCGGCGAGCGCCGGCAGCGGCGTGACGAGGCGGTCGGTGAGCCTGCCCGCCTCGACCTCCACCTCCACCCCGGCGACGTGGGGCACCCGCAGCGCCCGGGCCGCCGCCTCGATCAGCCAGCGGTTGGAGGCGGAGACGATCGCCACCCGGACCCCGCCGCGCACCAGCTCCTCGACCAGCTCCCGCACCACGGGAAAGAGCCGCCGCGCGAAGTGGCGGGGAAAGAAGGCCTCGGCCCGCTCCCGGACCTCCGCCTCCTCGAGCCCCGCCATCACCGTCACCGCCCAGCCATAGGCGTCGACCACGTCTGCGGCGAGGCGGGCCTCGTAGCCACGCCAGGTTCCCCCGGGAACGCGGCCCGCCGCCTCCAGATCGCGGAGGAAGGCTTCGCCGATGTCGTCGGCCCAGAGGGTGCCGTCTGCGTCGAAGGCGGCGGTGCCACCGGCGGACCGGACCGCCTCGAGGATCGTCGGAAGATCGAGCATGGGCCCATCTGCCCAGAGGCACGCGCCTTCCGTCAACCCGCTGCGGCGTGCCATCTGCAAGCCATCGGTCGCTCTCGTCACGAGAGCTGCGAGCGCTCGAGCTTCGGCTCCGCCGCGGCGCGGGGCAGCTGGGTGACGGCCTCCTCCTCGTCCGGCGGCGCTGCGAGGCTGCCGGCGATCCGGGGGACGAAGTCGCGCTTCCAGATCCGGATCATCGCGGTGAAGATCGAGCCCACCAGCGGCCCGAGCACCGCGCCCACCGGACCGAAGGCGGCGATGCCGCCGAAGATTGTGACGAAGATCAGCAGCGGGTGGAGCCGGATCCGCCCCTTGGCGAGGAGGGGCCGGAGGAGGTTGTCCACCGAGCCGATCACCAGGATCCCCCAGCCGAAGAGGAAGAGCCCCTCCCACGTCCGGCCCGCTGCGAGGAGGCCGATGCCGGCGGGAACCCAGACCAGTCCCGTGCCCACGATCGGCACCAGCGAGAGGAGCGCCATCAGCGCCGCCCACGCCAGCGGCTCCGGGAGCCCCACCAGCCAGAATCCGATGCCGCCCACCACGCCCTGGATGATCGAGGTGACGAGGTTCACCACGATCATCGTGTGGGCCACCGCCCGGAACTCCCGGAGGAACTCCCGCTCGTAGCGCGTCTCCAGCGGCGAGAGCTGCGCCGCCTCGGCGAGGAGCCGGGGGCCGTCGAGGAAGAAGTAGTACATCGAGACGACCACGAGGAATCCGTCCACGACGAGGAGCGTGGTCGCGCCGAAGACGCCGGGGGCGAGGCCGGTGAGCCAGCCCGCCGCTGCGTCGATGAGCCGATCGAGCTGCCCGACGATGCCCCAGGCGCCGAGGCGCTCCACCACCGGGAAGAGCGCGTCGGGCATCCGCCCGCCGAGGAGGTCGTCGATGCCGTGGGGGCCGAGCAGCTCCCGCGCCTCGTCGAGGAGCTCGATGACCCGCTGGGTGAGCAGGAGCAGCAAACCGCTGGCGGGCACGAGGAGAAGGAGCATCACCCCGCAGGAGGAGAGGAAGGAGGCGAGGCTCCTGCGGCCGCCGAGGAGGCGCACCAGCCGCTCGTGGGCGGGGGCGCCGAGGACCACGATGAAGGCCCCCACCAGCACCGGCACCACGAAGGGCGCCACCACCTCGTAGAAGAAATAGAGCGTCACGGCGAAAGCCACCGCGAACGCCGCATTCGACCACCTGGATGCCCTCGCCGCCGCCACACCCCAACGGTAAGCACCCGCCTGCCTGCAGGCCGGGCACTGGCCTCCGGCCGGAGCGGTGGGCCGAGGTGGGAGCGGACGCAACGTTCCCCGCCGAACATGCCGACGCAACGGCGCTCTGGTAGGCTGCGCCCGTGACCCAGCCCACCGCGCCCACCCTCCCCACCGCCGGTTTCGTCCAGGACCTCGACGTCCACGTCCGGGCCCGCTACCCCCTGCTCTGGCTCGTCACCTCCGAGGAGCAGCGGATCGACGGCATCGTCGACAAGCTCGCGCGGGGCCACGGGAAGTCCTACTACACGTGGTCGGTGACCACCGGTCTCTGCCGGGTCACCGCCGGCAAGCCCGAGCGCCCGCAGAAGAAGGCCGATCCGATGGAGGTGCTCGACGCAATCGAGCAGCTCAACGTGCCGGCGGTGGTGGCGCTCAAGGACTTCCACCCGTGGCTCACCGAGCCGGCCATCGTCCGGCGGCTGCGGGAGCTCGCCTTCCACCTCAAGGGAACCTACAAGACCGTCTGCCTGGTCTCCCCCACCCTCGCGCTGCCGCCGGAGCTCGAGAAGGAGATCACCGTCATCGACGTGCCGTTGCCCACCACCCGGGAGCTCCTCGACCTGCTCAAGGAGATCGTCGGCGTGGTCCGCCAGGGTGGCAGGGTCGCGGTGGAGCTGCAGCGGGAGCACGCCTTCCAGCTGGTGCAGGCCGCGCGCGGGCTCACCCTCGCCGAGGCGGAGAACGCCTTCGCCAAGGCGGTGGCCTTCGATCAGAAGCTCTCGCTCTCCGATCTGCAGCTCATCCTCGACGAGAAGAAGCAGGTGATCCGGAAGAACGGGCTGCTCGAGTATTTCTCCGAGCAGGGAGACCTCGGGCAAGTGGGCGGCTACGAGGAGCTCAAGAGCTGGCTGGCGCGGCGGCAGAACGCCTTCACCGACGCGGCGCGGCGCTTCGGCCTGCCCGAACCCAAGGGGCTGCTCATGCTCGGCGTGCAGGGCTGCGGCAAGAGCCTCACCGCCAAGGCGGTGGCGAGCACCTGGGGCCTGCCGCTCCTGCGCCTCGACATGGGGCGGATCTTCTCCGGGCTGGTGGGCTCCTCCGAGGAGAACATGCGCAAGGCGATCAAGGTCGCCGAGAGCGTGGCGCCGGTGGTGCTCTGGATCGACGAGATCGAGAAGGGGCTCTCGGGGCTCTCCTCCTCCGGCAACACCGACGGCGGCGTCACCTCCCGCGTCTTCGGCCACTTCCTCACCTGGCTCCAGGAGAAGACCGCGCCGGTCTTCGTGGTGGCCACCGCCAACAAGATCGACGCGCTGCCGCCGGAGCTCCTGCGCAAGGGCCGCTTCGACGAGATCTTCTTCGTCGATCTGCCGCAGACCGCGGAGCGGGCGCAGATCTTCGCGATCCACCTGCGGCGGCGCGGCAGGGATCCGGCGGCGTTCGACGCGCAGCGCCTCGCGCAGCTCTCGCAGGGCTTCTCCGGCGCGGAGATCGAGCAGGCGATCGTCGCCGGTCTCTACGAGGCCTTCGCGGAAGGGCGGGATCTCGCCCAGGCCCACGTGGAGCGGGCGCTCGGCGAGACGATGCCGCTCTCGGTGACGCTGCGCGAGGAGATCGCGAAGCTGCGCGCCTGGGCGCAGGATCGCACCAGGCCCGCCTCCCGGCCAGAAGGGAACCAGGCGGTGGCGCAGGTGGTGGCGCCTTGAGCCCGCTGCGCCGCTTCAAACATCTCGAGGGGCAGCGGCCGGCGCGCGAGGAATCCTCGCAGCTCGGGGGAAACGGTCGCTTCGCCTCGATGGAGCGCGCAGCCGCCCTCGCCTGCGCGCTCTGCGGCGCGGCGCTCGCCGACGAGACGGAGGCGTGCGCCGCCTGCGCGCCTTCCGCGCCGCCACGTGCGGTCGGCGGCGACGGCGTGCTCGTGCGCGGCGAGGCGCCCTTTGCCGCCGACGCGGAGCCGGCCCGGGAGAGCGCCCGCAGCGCGCGCTTCTCCACCCTCGCCGGCAATGGGCCGATCGGCCTGGCCCGCGAGGTCCCTGCGCGCACGGCGGAGACGGAGATCGCTGCGACCGTCCCCGCGTGGCGGGGCGAGGCGCTGCCGGAAGACGTCGCCGCCGACGTGCGCCGGCAGCTCGGTATCCCCGAGCAGCAGCCCGCGCCGCAGCGCGAGGACGTGCTCGGCTGGGCGCAGCGCCAGCTCGAATCCGAGAGCAACCGGAAGTGGCTGCTCTACCTCGGCGGCGCCTTCTTCGCGCGCCGCCTCATCGCCAACGTGGTCGGCTTCGTGCTCGCCGTGGTGATCGGCGTCGGTTTCCTGATCGCCCGCGCCTGCAGCTGATCCGCCAGTGCCTCGCGAGCGGTGCGCTGCCGGGGCACCGCAGGGACCGTACGCGCGATCGCGCCTACGACGGTGAGAGGTTCGGCATCCGCGGGTCGATCGGGTTGCGCAGCGCCGGGTTGATCCCGGTAGAGCGCGACGCCGTGCCCCTGGCGCCGCGTCCCTCGGGGATGATCCCCTCCTGCTCCGCCGTGTTGCCGCGCTGGTTGCCCTGCCGCACCCGGGGCACGTGTGAAGGCAAATCGGGCCGCACGTCCCGCCTGCCCACCCGGATGTTGCCGATCCGCTTCACCTTCCGGCCCATCGCCTCCCCCTTCAGACCCCGAGGCCCATCATCGGCGCGTGGCGCTCCTCGATCACGCGGCCGTTGCCGAGGAACATGTGCACGCCGCAGGGCAGGCAGGGATCGAACGAGCGCACCGTCCGCATGATGTCGATCCCCTTGAAGTCGTCCTGCCCGTTCTCCTCGAAGATGGGCAGCCCCTGCACGGCGTCCTCGTAGGGGCCGGGGGTGCCGAAGCTGTCCCGCGGGCTCGCGTTCCAGGGGGTCGGCGGATAGGGGTGGTAGTTGGCGATCTTCCCCTCGCGGATCACCAGGTGGTGGGAGAGCACGCCCCGCACCGCCTCGTGGAAGCCGCAGCCGATCGCCTCGTCGGGCACGTCGAATTCCTGGAAGACCTTCACGTCGCCCTGCCCGATCCGCTCGAGGGCCTGCTCGATGAACCAGAAGGCCATCGCCACCACGTAGGCGATGAAATAGGCCCGGGCCCGATCCCGCTCGATGGTGTTGGCCCACTGCGGCACCTTCCACTCGAGCTCCATCTCGGGGAGCGAGGCGGTCTTCGGCAGCTGGATCTTCACGCTCGATCCGGTCGCCTGCACGTAGGGCGTCTTCACCAGGTTCGCGAGCGCCGTGGTCCAGAGCCGGGCCAAGGGGCCGCCGCCGGTATCGAGGGCGAGGTGATCCCCCGTCTCCTTCCGGTACCAGCGCGGGCTCATCACCCAGCTGTACGGCCCCTGCTGGAGGTTCCGCTTCTGCGGCTGCGGGAGCGTCGTCTGGTTCCAGGGGTGGCGCTGATCGACCGGATTGCCGAGCGGGTCTTTGGCGACGAAGGTCTCCTCGCCCATCCAATCCTCGTAGAACGAGTTGCCGAGGAGAATCCGCATCCCGAGGTTGATCTCGACCAGATCGGTGGTGATCAGCTTGCCGTCGACGACGATGCCCGGCGTCACGTGCATCGCCCGGCCCCACTTCGTCATGTTCTCGTAGCGGTAGTCGACGACGTTGGGATCCTGGAACGATCCCCAGCAACCGAGCAGGATCCGTCGCTGCCCCACCTTCTCGTAGCCGGGCAGCGCCTCGTAGAAGAAGTCGAAGACGTCGTCGTTGAGGGGCACCAGCTTCTTGGCGAAGTCGGCGAATTTGAGCAGCTTGGTCAGGTAGTCGGTGAAGACCTGCGGCGTCGCCACCGTTCCCGTTCCGCCGGGATAGAGCGTGGAGGGATGCACGTGGCGCCCCTCCATCAGGCAGAACATCTCGCGGGTGAGCCGGCTCATCTGCAGCGCTTCGCGGTACATCGCCCCGGTGAACGGGTTGTAGGAGCGCATGATCTCCGCGATGGTGGCGTGGCCGTGGATCGCGGCGTTGGGCGCCGCCGTCTTCTCCGCCTTCTCGAGGAGCGAGGGGTTGGTCTCCTTCACCATCCGCTCGCAGAAGTCCACGAAGACCAGGTTGTCCTGGAAGATCGCGTGGTCGAACATGTACTCGGCCGCTTCGCCCAGGTTGTAGATGAGCTCGGCCATCGGCGGCATCTTGATGCCGTAGGCCATGTTCTGGGCGTAGACCGAGCAGGTGGTGTGGTTGTCGCCGCAGATGCCGCAGATGCGGCTGGTGATGAAGCCGGCGTCGCGCGGATCCTTGCCCTTCATGAAGACCGAGTAGCCGCGGAAGATCGAGGAGGTGCTCCTGCACTCCACCACCTCGCGGTTCTCGAAATCGATCTTCGTGTAGATACCGAGGTTGCCGATGATCCGCGTCACCGGATCCCACGCCATCTCGACGAGCTTGCGGTTGGTTTCGGTTCCGCCAGTGGAAACGGCCATCTCATCTCCTCGAGGTAGGGGCTAGCGGGGCCAGCGCGGGTCGTAGCCGCTGGTGAGCTCGGGGCCGTCGTGGTGCCACTTCGGCTCCGCGTTCATCGTCTTGTTGGTGATGCCGCGGAGGCGGCGGATCATCCGGCCGTAGGGGCCGATGAGCTGCGACGAGATCGCGGCGCCCGGCGGCTGATCCATGAAGGGCATGAATTTGTCCGGGAAGCCGGGCATCGTGCAGCCGATGCAGATGCCGCCGACGTTGGGGCAGCCGCCGATGCCGCTCATCCAGCCGCGCTTGGGCACGTTGCAATTGACCACCGGTCCCCAGCAGCCGACCTTCACCTGGCATTTGGGCGAGTTGTAGTCGGCGGCGAAATCCGCCTGCTCGTAGTAGCCGGCACGGTCGCAGCCCTCGTGCACCGTCTTGCCGAAGAGCCAGGTCGGGCGAAGCTGATCGTCGAGCGGGATCACGGGCAGCGTGCCGGCTGCGTGCTGGAGCAGCCAGTGCAGCGTCTCCATGATGTTGTCCGGCTGCACCGGGCAGCCCGGCACGTTGACGATGGGCAGATCCCCCTTCGAGCGGAAACTCCACCCGAGGTAGTCGGCGAGCCCCATGCAGCCGGTGGGATTTCCCGCCATGGCGTGGATGCCGCCGTAGGTGGCGCAGGTGCCCACCGCCACCACGCCCCACGCCTTCGGCGCGAGCCGGTCGAGCCAGTCGTTGAGGGGCACCGGTTCCCCGGTCTCCGGGTCGTTGCCGAACGAGGTCCAGAATCCCTCGCCGTTGATGTTCTCGTTGGGGATCGAGCCCTCCACCACGAGCACGAAGGGGTCGAGCTCGCCGCGGGCCGCCTTGCGGAAGGCCTCGACGAATTGCTCGCCGGTCTCGTAGGCGAGCACCTTGTTGTGCACCACCACCTTCGGCAGCCCGGGCACGAGCCCCAGCACCAGGTCCTCGATGCTGGGCAGCTGCCCCGCGGTCATCGAGACCGAATCGCCGTCGCAGCTCATGCCCTCCGAGATCCAGAGGACGTGGACTTCCCCCACCGCCTGCTTCTTCGCCATGGCCCCGCTCCCCCCGCTGGCATCGGTCCACCGACAATGGCCCTGCCCTTCCGCCGGGCTGAAGCCCCCGTGCGGTGAGGCCACGATGCGGCGCCGGATGGGGCGTCGACGCAGCCGGTGCGCGAGCACCATGCTCGGCGTGAACCACCAGCGAGGTGAGCGATGGTCCAGGTGCCGGGGGGAGGCGCAGGGGCGGATCCGCGCGACGGGGAGCGGATCGAGGAGCTTCTCGAGCAGCTCGCGGCTGGGGCGGCGCCGCAGACGTGGGTGCAGGTCGAGGAGCTGGTGCGGCGCCTCGTCTCCGTCTACGGCACCGCCCTCGGCCAGCTCCTCGCCCATGCCCGCGCTGCGGGCGCCGACGGGGTGCGGCTCGCCGACGCGCTCTGCGCCGACGAGCCCGTCTCCAGCCTCCTGCTCCTCCACGGCCTCCATCCCCTGCCGATCGGGATCCGGATCACCGAGGCGCTCGACCGGGTCCGGCCGCAGCTCGGGCTGCACGAGGGCGGCGTGGAGCTCGTGGCCATCGACGAGAACCACGCGGTGACCTTGCGGCTGACCGGCAGCTGCGACGGCTGCGCCTCCTCGCAGGCGACCCTCGAGCAGTCGATCCGCGCCGCCCTCGAGGCGGCGGCGCCGGAGATCACCCGCATCGAGCTCGAGGGCGCGCGGGCCTCGCTTCCGGTGGTCCCGTGATCCCGGTGCGGGCGCTGCGCCCCTTCGTGCGCAGGCGGGTGCTCCGCGAGGACGGCGCGCCCCGCTGCGAGCTCTGCGCCGTGCCGATCGATACGGAGCACCGCCACCTGGTCGATCGCCAGCGCCGGCGGATCTGCTGCGCCTGCCCGGCCTGCGCCGTGCTCTTCGACCACGAGGCGGCGCGGGGTTTCCGCTCCGTGCCGCGCCGGGTGCTCCGCGACCAAGCCGGTGCGATCGAGGAGCGCGACCTCCTCGCCGCCGGGATCCCGGTCCGCCTCGCCTTCCTTTTCCTCCACGGCGACCGGCAGCGCTGGATCGCGATCTACCCGAGCCCCGCGGGAAGCACCGAGGTGGAGCTCGAGGAGGCGCAGGCCGCGCACCTGCTCGCCGCCTCGCCCCTCTTCGCCGAGGCACAGGCCGACGTGGAGGCGGTGCTCCTGCACGGCCCCCGGGGCAGCAGCCGGATCGAGGCGCTGCTCGTGCCGATC from Vulgatibacter sp. harbors:
- a CDS encoding HAD family hydrolase, giving the protein MLDLPTILEAVRSAGGTAAFDADGTLWADDIGEAFLRDLEAAGRVPGGTWRGYEARLAADVVDAYGWAVTVMAGLEEAEVRERAEAFFPRHFARRLFPVVRELVEELVRGGVRVAIVSASNRWLIEAAARALRVPHVAGVEVEVEAGRLTDRLVTPLPALAGKVHWARTLLGGAPALAVGNGAIDLPLLQDAAHRLVICPSDDLHTTLAAEGRRAGWQVLALDHPCSGEPLP
- a CDS encoding AI-2E family transporter — encoded protein: MAFAVTLYFFYEVVAPFVVPVLVGAFIVVLGAPAHERLVRLLGGRRSLASFLSSCGVMLLLLVPASGLLLLLTQRVIELLDEARELLGPHGIDDLLGGRMPDALFPVVERLGAWGIVGQLDRLIDAAAGWLTGLAPGVFGATTLLVVDGFLVVVSMYYFFLDGPRLLAEAAQLSPLETRYEREFLREFRAVAHTMIVVNLVTSIIQGVVGGIGFWLVGLPEPLAWAALMALLSLVPIVGTGLVWVPAGIGLLAAGRTWEGLFLFGWGILVIGSVDNLLRPLLAKGRIRLHPLLIFVTIFGGIAAFGPVGAVLGPLVGSIFTAMIRIWKRDFVPRIAGSLAAPPDEEEAVTQLPRAAAEPKLERSQLS
- a CDS encoding AAA family ATPase; amino-acid sequence: MTQPTAPTLPTAGFVQDLDVHVRARYPLLWLVTSEEQRIDGIVDKLARGHGKSYYTWSVTTGLCRVTAGKPERPQKKADPMEVLDAIEQLNVPAVVALKDFHPWLTEPAIVRRLRELAFHLKGTYKTVCLVSPTLALPPELEKEITVIDVPLPTTRELLDLLKEIVGVVRQGGRVAVELQREHAFQLVQAARGLTLAEAENAFAKAVAFDQKLSLSDLQLILDEKKQVIRKNGLLEYFSEQGDLGQVGGYEELKSWLARRQNAFTDAARRFGLPEPKGLLMLGVQGCGKSLTAKAVASTWGLPLLRLDMGRIFSGLVGSSEENMRKAIKVAESVAPVVLWIDEIEKGLSGLSSSGNTDGGVTSRVFGHFLTWLQEKTAPVFVVATANKIDALPPELLRKGRFDEIFFVDLPQTAERAQIFAIHLRRRGRDPAAFDAQRLAQLSQGFSGAEIEQAIVAGLYEAFAEGRDLAQAHVERALGETMPLSVTLREEIAKLRAWAQDRTRPASRPEGNQAVAQVVAP
- a CDS encoding nickel-dependent hydrogenase large subunit: MAVSTGGTETNRKLVEMAWDPVTRIIGNLGIYTKIDFENREVVECRSTSSIFRGYSVFMKGKDPRDAGFITSRICGICGDNHTTCSVYAQNMAYGIKMPPMAELIYNLGEAAEYMFDHAIFQDNLVFVDFCERMVKETNPSLLEKAEKTAAPNAAIHGHATIAEIMRSYNPFTGAMYREALQMSRLTREMFCLMEGRHVHPSTLYPGGTGTVATPQVFTDYLTKLLKFADFAKKLVPLNDDVFDFFYEALPGYEKVGQRRILLGCWGSFQDPNVVDYRYENMTKWGRAMHVTPGIVVDGKLITTDLVEINLGMRILLGNSFYEDWMGEETFVAKDPLGNPVDQRHPWNQTTLPQPQKRNLQQGPYSWVMSPRWYRKETGDHLALDTGGGPLARLWTTALANLVKTPYVQATGSSVKIQLPKTASLPEMELEWKVPQWANTIERDRARAYFIAYVVAMAFWFIEQALERIGQGDVKVFQEFDVPDEAIGCGFHEAVRGVLSHHLVIREGKIANYHPYPPTPWNASPRDSFGTPGPYEDAVQGLPIFEENGQDDFKGIDIMRTVRSFDPCLPCGVHMFLGNGRVIEERHAPMMGLGV
- a CDS encoding NifU family protein translates to MVQVPGGGAGADPRDGERIEELLEQLAAGAAPQTWVQVEELVRRLVSVYGTALGQLLAHARAAGADGVRLADALCADEPVSSLLLLHGLHPLPIGIRITEALDRVRPQLGLHEGGVELVAIDENHAVTLRLTGSCDGCASSQATLEQSIRAALEAAAPEITRIELEGARASLPVVP
- a CDS encoding DUF5947 family protein; this encodes MIPVRALRPFVRRRVLREDGAPRCELCAVPIDTEHRHLVDRQRRRICCACPACAVLFDHEAARGFRSVPRRVLRDQAGAIEERDLLAAGIPVRLAFLFLHGDRQRWIAIYPSPAGSTEVELEEAQAAHLLAASPLFAEAQADVEAVLLHGPRGSSRIEALLVPIDRCYELTASLRRHWKGFEGGREVHEAIGAFFAALQAASRELPRRAT